The Haloterrigena turkmenica DSM 5511 genome includes the window AACTCGGAACGGTCGACGTCACGTACGCGGCCTCGAAAGGAGGCCTCGTGGGAGCCACGCGAGCGCTGGCTCGCGAACTCGGTCCCGACGGGATCCGCGTGTCGGCAGTTGCACCCGGCCCCGTCGACACGCCGATGAACGACGAGATCACCGAATCGCTCGAGGAACGGCGCTTCCGGGGCCATCACACCGTCGACACGCTCCTCGATCGCTACGAGGCGACGCCGGCGGAGGTCGCGACGGCGGTCCGGTTCCTCGCGACCCACGAGTTCGTGACGGGAGAGGTGCTCCGCGTCGACGGCGGCATGTCGATCGACTGAGCGGTACCGGCGGCGCTACGCCGGATCGTAGGTGGTCGTCTCGTAGAGGAACGACGCGAGGTACGTCTCGTGGGTCTCCCGGAGGTCGACGCTCGCGGGATAGCCGCCGCCGTAGACCTTTCTGAACGCGGGCGAACGAACCAGCCGCCGTTCGAGGTCGTCGTCGCCGATCGCGACCGCGAGGTAGGCGCCCTCGAGGCAGTCCGGCAGCGCCGACCGCTCGCGTTCGGTCACGCCGACGAACGGGAACGGGAACTCGGGCACGAGTTCGTCGGTTCGGAGGACGGTGGGTAGCAGTCGGGCGGCGCCGGCCCGCTCGACGAGGCGCGTCTCGCGGTCGGCCGCGGTGACGTCCGTTCCGTCGATGGCCGTGATCGCGTCGTCGATTCGGACGGCCGCCTCGCGATCGACGAACCCGGGAACGTCGGTGCGCTCGTCGTGAAGCGGGCCCGCGTCGGCCTCGGCCAGCCGATCCGCCACTCCCTCGGCGAGGGCGTCGGGATCGCAGTCCCCGGTCGCGACGATACGGGTGAGATTGAAGCAGGCCCGTCCACCGGCGCGGCGGACGCCGCGGGCCAGCGTGTCCAGTTCCCGGTCCGTCGGATCGCGGCCGAGGATCGCGATACTCTCTCCGGGCCCGTACGTCTCGACGGTCGGATCGTCTCGAAACGGCGCGACCGCCTCGGCGCCGCCGAACGCGAGGGCGTGGTCGGCCTCCCGACAGATCGTCTCACCAACGGCCCGATCGCCCGGCAGGACGTGGACCGCCGTCGGCGGGATCCCGGCGGCGAGCAGCGCTCGAGCCAGCCGGATCGCGGTGAACGGCTCCCGATCCGAGGGACGGAGGACGATCGGAATCCGCATCCCGAGCGCCAGCGCCGGCCACGCGTAGACGGTGGGATCGTTCGCCGGCATCGACGCGCCGAGGGCCCGGACGCGTGGGGTGAACGCGAGTCCCACGGTCGTCTCCCGCGTGTAGGTCGGATCGCCGTAGACGTCGAGTTCGCCGGTCGGCGACTGCGCCCGGAGCGACTCGGCGGCGTGTCGGAGCCCGACGGCGAGCCAGTGGGCGCTCGTTCGGACCCAGCCGGCCGGCAGCCCCGTCGTCTCGGTGACGCGTCGGCGGTACGTCTCGAACGGCTCGAGCGAATCGGTGCTGGCTGACGGAGCGCCCTCGCCGAGGAACAGCGCGCCCGCGGTCGCGAGGCGGTCGAGCAGTTCCGCGATCGGAACGTCTGCGAGGGCGTCGAACCCCGCCTCTCGAGCGATCGAGAGCGCGTCGTGGACGCGGACGGTCGGCGCCCGCGCCGCCTCGGCGACGGGACCGTCGGTCCCCTCGACCGTCGTCGACCGGACCGTCTCCCGCTCGCCGTCGGAGACGACCGGGAGCACGTCAGTACACCCCTTCGACGGCGTCCTCGCTCGCTCGGTCGCTCGTACCCGGCGTGCGGACCCAGTCCCACGGCAGGTCGCCCGCCCCTTCGATCCGGATCGCCGCGTCGCGCTCCGGCAACAGTGGGAGGAAGAACTCCTCCGTCAGGACGGTGAGTCGCACCGTTCCCCGCTCGCCGTAGGGGACGACGTCGCCGTCGTCGTCGACGATCTCCGGGACGAAGTACGGGTAGCAGGGGACGTAGTCGAGGTGGTACGCTCGCTCGGACGGCGCTCGGAGCGACGGCGGCGCCTCCGGGGCGACGCCCATCAGCGTGTTGCCGTACTCGCCGGCGAGGGCGACGTCCGCGTACCACTCCTCGCGGAAGACGCGGTGGGTGTCCCGATCGAGCGCGGTGCCGCCGTGGACGATCCCCTCGATCGAGGAGTCGGCGACGAGGTCCCGAACGCGCGGCCGCTCGAGCAGACGCGCCGTCGTGAACAGCACCGCGATCGGCTGACTCTCGAGGACGCGCTCGGCCTGCTCGAGGAGGTGGTCGACGTAGTCGTCGAACTCGCGGTCGTCGGGTCGCTCGGAGAGGCGCTTGGCCCATCGGGGGTCCATCGTCACGTGGTACGGCAGCGCGTCCCATTCGTGGGCGAGGTGCTGGACGAACGTGCCGGCGTTGTTCGCGCCGCCCGGCGGGGCCAGTCCGAGGACGTTCCCGGTCGGGAACTCCCACTCCGCCAGCAGACGGGCCGTCCAGCGGGCCTGCTCGCGCCAGTAGTCTCGCATGACGACCCGCTTCGGCGCGCCGGTCGTCCCGCCGGTCTCGTAGACGCGCCGATCGCCGTCGAGCGACTGCGGCGCGAACTCCGCGGCGGAGAGCGTTCGGAGGACGTCCTGGTCGAACGGGTCGAAGACGTCCCGGAGGTCCGCGAACGAGTCGACGCGTTCGCGAACGTCGATTCCGCGGTCGTCCTGCCACTCGAGCCAGTAGGGGGTGCCGCCGTCGGGATCGAAGTGGGTCGCGACCACGGTTTCGACCCACTCGTCGAGCGTGGCGTCGGTCGGTGCGTGCGGGTTCGTGTACGTCGTCTCCATCATGATGGTGAGTGTGATCGTCTGTTCGTGACGTGAGGTGGAGTCAGGACCTGTTCGTCGCTACGAGCGCGGTCGTCTTCGACTGCGCTGAAAGCAGCGATCCGGCGACGAGGGCGCCACAGGCGACGAGCAGCGCGGGGACGAACGGGAGGAACGCGAACGACGGCGCGGGACCGAACTCCGCCGCGACGAAGTACGCCTGGCCGCAACACACCGACGCCAGCGCGCCCCACGCGGAGGCCCGCCGCCAGTACAGCGCGCCGAGGAACGCCGGAAGCAACAGCGCGTTCCCCTGGATGAAGTAGACCGCGAGGTCGATGATAGTCCCCTGCTGGACGAGCGCGATCGCCAGCCCGAAGCCCAACAGGACGACCGCGGTCAGCCGGCCGACCCACGTCTCCCTGCCACTGCTCGCGTCCGGGTTCAGGTGGGCGCGATACAGGTCTCGGGAGACGATCGACGACAGCGTGAGCACGAGGCTGTCGGCCGTGCTCATCATCGCCGCGAGGGCGCCGCCCATGACGACGCCGAAGATCCACGGCGGCGCGTGCGCCGAGAGCAGCGCCGGCAGGATCGCGTCCGGGTCCTCGAGGCCGGGAATCGCCGCGGCGCCCCACACGCCGAGGAGGACGGGGACGAGCGCCGCGACGACGACCATCACGGGCCACCAGACGAGCAGCGACCGAAACGCGCGCTCGTCCTCCGCGGCGAGGAACCGCTGGAACATCTGCGGGTAGGCGATCATCGCCATCGCGTTCATCAACAGGAACGAGACCCACACGCCGGGGGTGAAGAGGCCGAGTTCGCCCGCCGGCGTCAGCAGCTCGGTCTCGCCGGCCAGCTCCGCCGTCACCGCGGCGGGCTCGAGCGCGGGGAGCAGGTAGCCGATCGCACCCCCGAGGAGGACGACGACCGCGACGCCCTGCAGGACGTCGGACCAGGCGACGCTCCGAAGCCCGCCGAGCGTGAGATAGATTCCGGTGACGACGGTGAGCAGGACCGCGCCCTGCGTGAACGTGATCACACCGTCGGTGATGGACTCGAACAGCAGGCCGCCGCCCATCGCCTGGATCGCGAGGTACGGAATCGCCCAGACGAACTGCGCGACGAGGACCGCCAGCTTCACCGCGTCGCTGTCGTAGGCCGTACCGATCAGTTCCGTCGGCGTGAGAAAGCCCCGATCGCGGCCGACCCGCCACACGCGGAGGCCGATCAGCGCGAGCGGGATCCCGGCGACCGCCTCGACGCCGAGGAGCGCGAACCACCCCATTCCGTGCTGGTATCCCCAGCCGGCGCTCCCGAGGAAGATGAAGGCGCTCATCAGCGTCGCGAACATCGTCAGCGGGAAGACGACCCGTCCGAGGGTTCCCCCCGCGAGGAAGTACTCGGCCGGCGTCGTCCCCGTCCGGACGTATCCGTACCAGCCGATCGCCAGCGTCGCGACCAGATAGAGGCCGACGATGGCGAGGACTGTTCCGTTCATCGTCCCTCACCCGGCCAGCCGTAGCCGATTCCCGCGATCGCGGCGACGACGACGGTCGCGAGCATTGCGAGCAACGCCACCATCGACCAGAGCGGAAACACGCCGACGATCGGTTCGACGGGCGCGTACACCGACGCGGCCATCACCGCAAACAGTCCACCGAAGACGATCCAGAGACCGCGCTCGAGGCGGCCGTCAGTCGAAGTCTTCATAATTGAGTTGTATAACCGCGTTTGGACGATTTGAATCTGTTGACCGGCGCGTCGCTCGATCGCTCCCGCGGAACGGACGTGCGGTGGTCACGGCCGCGAGACCGACGAGTACGCGCTGCGCACGGACCGCGTCACGCCGATATCCAGGCGGTACAAACCGGCTCGCGCCGCCGCGCCGCTGCGCCTTCGAAACGGGCAATCCCCGCTCCCTCCACGGTCGTTTTCCCGCCGCCGTGAGTACTACCGCGCCGATGTCAGAGTTGTTCTCTCCGCTTTCGCTGCGCGACCTCGAGATACCCAACCGACTCGCCGTCTCGCCGATGTGCCAGTACTCCTGCGACCCCGACGGCCTCCCGACCGAGTGGCACCGCGTCCACCTCGGGAGCCGAGCCGTCGGCGGGGCCGGGATCGTGATGACCGAAGCGACCGCCGTCGAGCCCCGCGGACGGATCACGCCCCACGACCTCGGCATCTGGAGCGACGAGCACGCCGAGGCGCTCGAGCCGACCACCCAGTTCATCCGCGAGCAGGGTGGGGTCCCCGGCATTCAGCTCGCCCACGCGGGCCACAAGGCCAGCAAGCGGCGCCCGTGGGACGGCAACGTCCCGATCGCGCCGGACGAGACCGACCCCGACGGCGCGGACGGCTGGGAGGTTCTCTCGCCGTCGCCCGAAGCCTACCCGCCGTTCGACGGCGATCGGCCGGCGATTCGGAAGGCCGATTATGACGACATTCAGACCGTGATCGACGCCTACCGCGAGGCGGCCGAGCGCTCGCTCGCGGCCGGCTTCGAGATCGCCGAGGTCCACGCGGCCCACGGCTACCTGCTCCACGAGTTCCTCTCGCCGGCGACGAACCGCCGCGAGGACGAGTACGGCGGCAGCTTCGAGAACCGCACCCGACTCGTCCGCGAAGTCGTCGAGGCGGTCCGCGAGGTCTGGCCAGACGACAAGCCCGTGTTCGTCCGCATTTCGGGCACCGACTGGCTCGATGACCGCGAGTCCTGGGACATCGACCAGTCGGTCCGGCTGGCCCGGGAGTTCGCCGACCTCGGCGTCGATCTGGTCGACGTCAGTTCCGGCGGGCTCCACCCCGACCAGCGGGTTCCCGGCGGGCCGAACTTTCAGGTCCCGCTGGCGGAAGCGGTCCGCGAGGGCAGCGACGTCGCCGTCGGCGCCGTCGGCGGCGTCACCGAACCCGCACAGGCCGACGCCATCGTGCGCAACGGCCGTGCGGATCTCGTCCTCGTCGGCCGGCAGTTCCTCCGGGACCCGTACTTCGGACTGCGCGCGGCCGGCGAACTCGAGGACGACGCCGCCCCGCACTGGCCCGTCCAGTACCGGCGCGCCGTCCGGTAGTCGACCGAGGTTCGAAACCGGTCGCGTCCGGCCCCGTCGTCTCGACCCCGAACATGGTCGAACGTACTCCCACCCTCCGGGAATATACGTCCCGCTCAATGTCTCCTAGTCGGTACTGTTCGGTGAAGCTACCATGACCGAACACACTCGACGGACCGTGCTGAAGGCCGCCGGCGCATCGACGCTCGCCGTCGCCGTCGCCGGCTGTACGGGCGGTGACGACGACAGTGACGACGAGAACGGTGACGAGAGCGGCGACGACACCTACGAGATCGACGCCGGCGAGACGATCATGCTCGAGGCACAGATAAGCGGTTGGAAGGGGCTCCAGCCTGCAGCGATCGAGAACGTCGAGAACCCGACGCTCGTCCTCGAGGCCGACGCCGAGTACGAGATCAGCTGGGAGCCGGGCGACAGCGCGGAGCACAACATCGAGCTCTGGGACGAAAACGAGGAACTCGTCGACGAAGCGTACAAACTCGAGCTGACCAGCGACCCCGACGAGACCCTCTCGTTTACGGCCAGCGAGGATATCGCGTACTATCGCTGTAACCCCCACAGCAACATGCAGGGGGAGATTCAGGTCGAGTGACGATCTCGACCGCGACGCGTCTGCCTGCCGTCCGCTGGGTTTCGCCGTGATCTGTCGTCGGTCGAATCCCGTTTTCCGACCGTCCATCGCATCCGTTCTCCGACCGACCGTCGTCCCCGTTCTCCGACCGTCGGCCCGCTCGAGCCCGCCGGTTCAGTCCTCGAGCGGCGAGACCGCGCTCCCGCGATCGATGCCGCCGTCGACGGGGAAGCTCTCCTCGCGCGGCGCGTGGACGCGATGCGGGTAGGGGATGTCGATCCCCTCGCGCTCGAACGCCGTCGTGATCGCCTCGATAACGTCCGTCCGCGCCTGGTGCCTGCGCCGCATCGTCGGATCGGCGATCCAGACGCGACACTCGAGCAGGATTGCCGACTCGCCGAACTCCGTCGCGATCACCTGCGGGTTCGGGGCGTTCTTGACCGGCTCGAGGTCCTCGGTCGCGTCGACGACGACCGATCGGGCGCGGTCGATATCGGTGTCGTAGTCGATGCCGACCTCGACGTCGACGCGGAGCTGGTCGTTCTGTGAGTAGTTGATCAGCTGGCTGTCGGTCACCTCGTCGTTCGGAACGAGGACGTGTTTGTCGTCGAACGTCTGGATCTTGGTGGTGAAGATGGTGACGTCGGTGACGATCCCGGTGGTCTCGTTGACCTCGATCCAGTCGCCGACGTAGAACGGCCGCGAGAACAGCAGGATGAAGCCGGCGAGCATCGCCGTCAGCGTCTCGCGGGCCGTCAGCGCGACGACGGCCGTGATCGCCCCCGCGCCGATGAAGATGTTCGTTAAGTCGATCCCCCACAGGGTCAGGATCACCGTGGCGGCGAAGGCGACGATCGCGACGTCGGAGACGTGGTAGGCCACCTCGCTCTGGTGTTTCGTGAGCGCCCGCGTCTGCGCGAGCTTGTCGATCGAGCGGTTGACGAACCGCATCGCGAGGTAGGCAGAGAGGGCGATCGCCAGTGTGACCAGTTGCTGGGCGGCCAGCCACCGGTCGATCATCATCGCTGAAAGGGTGTACTCGAGGACGTACGTGACCCGCCAGATGACGCTGAAGCCGTAGACGCCGCCTGTGACGAGGCCGCCGAGGACGAACACGTAACTCGCCTCGGCGATCTGTCGGCCACGCCGTCGGCGGGCGAGGTCTCGCACCCGGGAGGCGACGCCGATCCCGGCGATGAGGAGCGCGACGAGGAGTACAGTCGCGAGGAGTTGGACTCCCGGCAAGTCGAGGTACGTTCGCTGCAATTCCGGGATCGGCGACGGTCGAAGGGAAAACCCGACCACGAGAAGGACTGAAGCGAACCAGGCCATTCGTCCTCCGTGATAGGAATGCAAGCGCCCTTAACGAACGCCCGGCAATCGCAACCCGTCGTCGCGACCGCGTTCACAACTGCCTAAAGCGGTCGTCAGTTCCGATCGGCGATCGGTCGGCCGCTCGAGGCGGTTAGCCGTCAATCGTGCGAGGAAATCGGTCGTCGGTCGATCGGTTTGAGTAGTCAGTCCGCCGAGACAGTCAGTCGTCGGTCCACTTGATCGAACAGCCCTGCGACGGTTGCCACTCGAGGTCGACGGACTCGTCAGCCAACACCGCGTCGATGGCTTCCCGGATCTGGAACCGCGTCGGTTCGTCGTCGGGGTTCAGCGCGTCGTCGAGGCGGCCCTGATAGACCAGCTGGAACTCCTCGTCGGCGTCGGACCACGCAAAGAGGAACGGGTCCGGCGTACAGACCGCGCCGTACGCTCGAGCGACGGCCTGGCTCTCGTCGCGCAGATAGGCGTCGTACCGGATCGTTCCGTCCTCGACGTACTCTCGCATCTTCGCTATGGAGTCGTCGGGGTACTCGTCGGCGTCGTTGGGGTTGATGCCGACGACGGCGACGTCGTCGTACTCGTCGGCCAGCTCGTTCAGCAGGTCGAACTTCGCCTTCGCGTAGGGACAGTGGTTACAGGTGAAGACGACCAGCAGCGCCTCGTTGTCGGCGAACTCCTCGAGTGCGTGCATCTCGCCGTCAGCGCCCTCGAGTTCGAAGTCGGGGGCCGGATCGCCGGCGTCGAGTTCGGTGTCGGACTCTTTCAGTACCATATCTGATAGTTCGGTTTCCCGGCCCTTAACGGTCCCGTTCGTCGCAATCCGCGGGACCAGCAGCCCGATGTCGGACGACACCCGGAGATCGTCCCCGGGTCGGCGGCCCCTCCGCCCGGCGTGCTCGAGCCGCGCTCCGACGTGACGACTTACCTATTAGTACCCCCGGCCGCATCGACTGCATATGCAAACGCTCGAGGTCACTGACGAACAGTACGCGGTCATCCAGCAGCTTCGCGAGGAGATCTCCGAACAGGTCGTCGGCAAGTACGGCTTCGTCCGCGAACGCGACGCGGTCCAGTTTCTGATCGACAACCTCGAGGGCAACCCTGACCTCGACGTCGATATCGACACGGATCTGGACTCCTCGGCAACCGATGACGTTGCCGCCTCGGTCGGCGCCGCCATCGACGGCGAGTCGGCTTCAGACGACCTCGAGGAGGTCACCTACATCGAAGACGACTCCGTCGACGCCGACGGGACGGCGGCCGACGCCGAGGCGGATGCGAATGTAGATGTCGTCGATCCCGACTCCGAGCCGGAACCGGAGTCCGACGCCGAGGGCGGAGACGAAACGGCCGACTCGAGCGACGAGGACGCCTCGAGCGAGAACGACGACGGTGAACCGACGGGCGCCGACGACGACGGGGACGACGACTCGAGCGACGGCTCGGCCGACGACGACGATATGCTGGACGAGATGATGAGCCTGCTCGAGACCCACGACGACAAGTGGTCGGAATCGAACTCCGCGGACTACCGCTACGAGGTCGAACTGCCGGACGGCACGACGGAGCAGGTCCAGACGAAAGACGACGTGCGGGCGCTCCTGTTCAAGAACTACCGGTAGCCCCATTCCCGTCTCTTCTCTCTCGAGACGCCGATACCCGTCCGAGAGCCGTCGGTCCCTCGAACCCGGCCGTCGACCGACTGGTCGCCGCTTGATACTGTTTGATATACCGTAATATGATTTATCATAGGGGCCGTGGTACCACCGACGACGATGAGTCGAGCATACCGATTTCAGTTGGAAGAGGACATCACCTGCCCCGATTGCCAGTCTCGAGTCCCCGTACAGGCACAGATCTGCCCGCGCTGCGAAGTAGCACTCCATTAGTCTGCCGTGCGGGTCAACGGCTTGATCCGCCGAGCGAACAACGTTAGAACTTTACTCGCGGTCGCGCTTCGCGTTGGTATGAGCGAACGCGAGGTGCTCGAGTTGCTTCGTGAGAACGCGCGGTACTCGACGGCCGATATCGCGCGAATGACCGACCTCGAGGAGGACGAGGTCGAAGCAGCCATCGAGGAACTCGAGGCAACGGGCGTCGTCCGCGGCTATCAGGCGGTCGTCGACTGGGACAAGCTCGAGGACGAGCGCGTCCGCGCCGAAGTCGAGTTGAACGTGCGCCTCGACCGCGAGACTGGCTACGACGACATCTCCCAGCGCCTCGCACGATTCCCGCAGGTCAAAGCGCTGCGCTTGGTCAGCGGCGACTACGACTTCGATATGGAGGTCGAGGGCGACTCCATCCGCGAGGTCTCGCAATTCATCAGCGAGAAGGTCGCGCCCGTCCCCGAGATCACTCAGACGGTCACCCACTACGTGATGACCTCCTACAAGGAGAACGGGATCGAGTTCGGCGACGGCGAAGACGACGAACGGCTCTCGTTCTCACCCTGACCATGACGTTCGAACTGTCCGATCGCGTCCAGACGGTGCCGCCCTCGGGGATTCGGCGGTTCTTCGAGATCGCCGAGGAGCGCGACGACGTCATCTCGCTGGGCGTCGGAGAACCCGACTTCGCGACGCCGTGGGCGGCCCGCGACGCCGCGATCACGTCCCTAGAACAGGGGAAGACCTCCTACACGGCCAACCGTGGCCGACGCGACCTCCGGGAGGCGATCGCCGACTACGTCGCCGACCGGTTCGACCTGGGCTACGACCCCGACGAGGAGATCATCGTCACCGCTGGGGCCAGCGAGGCCGTCGACCTGGCCTTCCGGTCGTTCGTCGACCCCGGCGACACCGTCGCCATCGCCCAGCCGTCGTACATCTCCTACGAACCCGGCGTGATCTTCGCTGGCGGCGAGGTGCTTCCCGTGCCGACCTACGAGGAAGACGACTTCCGGCTTACCGTCGAGGGTCTCGAGGAAGCGGGCGCCGACGAGGCCGACATGCTGGTCCTCTGTTACCCGAACAACCCGACGGGGGCGATCATGTCCGCCGAGGACCTCGAGCCGATCGCCGAGTTCGTCCGCGAACACGATCTGATGGTCCTCTCGGACGAGATCTACGCCGAACTCACCTACGACGGCGAGCACACCTCGATCGCGACTTTCGAGGGGATGCGCGAGCGCACCATCGTCTTCAACGGCTTCTCGAAGGCCCACGCGATGACCGGCCTCCGACTCGGCTACGCGCTCGGGCCGGCCGAGGCCATCGGCGCGATGAACAAGATCCACCAGTACACGATGCTCTCGGCGCCGACGACGGCCCAGTACGCCGCCCTCGAGGCCCTAGACTCCTGTGAGAGCGACGTCCGAGAGATGGTGGCCCAGTACGATCGGCGCCGCCAGTTCGTCCTCTCGCGGTTCCGCGAGATAGGGATGGACGTCTTCGAGGCCAAGGGCGCCTTCTACTGCTTCCCCGAGGTGCCCGAGGGCTTCACCGCCGAGGAGTTCGCCGAAGAGGTTCTCCGCGAACAGGGCGTCGCCGTCGTCCCCGGCGACGTCTTCGGCGCCGGCGGCGACGGCCACCTCCGGATCTCGTACGCGACGGGCCTCGAGGACCTCCGTGAGGCGCTGGCTCGCATCGAGGCGTTCGTCGACGGACACGCCTGAGACGGGCGTCGTCCGTTCGATCGCCCGCTATCAGTCCCGCTCGGGGCCTGCGAGGTATCCGACCACGCTGTAGGCTTCCCATTCGGTAGCTTCTTGCTCCGCGACTAGTTACTATACCATCATGAGTCCGTTGCCACGCCGCGAAGTGTACCTGTACTACGTTTCGATGGCCGTCTGCGGTGGCTCTCTCGGCTTCATCGGGCTCTCCGGACTGCTCTCGGGCGGCCTCGGCGTCGTCCCCGTCCTGCTGACGATCGGCGGCCTCGGAATGGTCGCCGGGTCGGTTTTCGAGGCGCTCTCGGGGGCGCCGAAGAAATCGGTTCCGGATCGGCGACTGCTCTGGCTCACCGTCGCTGGCGCGGTCCTCGCGATCGTCGGGGGTGTACTGATCGTGCTTGACTGACGGACGGCCCGCTGAACGCGCCTCGAGTCGCTACGCGTCGATGCGATCACGAAGGGTTTTCCCGGTCGCCCTCGCTCACGTTCGCATGGTCGACTACCGTCCCATCACGGACGAACGGGACGTCTTCCACGAGTACCGTAGCTACGCGTTCCAGCCCGAAGACGGGGTCCCGGCGTACGATCCCGACGAGCACGAGATGCCGCGGGCGACGCTGGGCTCCCGGCGCGGCCTCTACGCGAGCGAGGCGGCCGACGACGCGGACCCTCGCTGTGTCTGTCGGCACTACTGGCTCGAGTCGCACGTCCGCGGCGACGTCCATCGGACCGCCGGGCTGGCGTCGGTCGCGACGCCCCCCGAGTATCGACGCCGAGGCCACGTCCGGCAGTTGCTCGCCCGCTCGCTGGCGGAGTACCGCGACCACGACGTCCGCTTCTCGGTGCTGTGGCCGTTCCGCTACCGC containing:
- a CDS encoding aldehyde dehydrogenase family protein produces the protein MLPVVSDGERETVRSTTVEGTDGPVAEAARAPTVRVHDALSIAREAGFDALADVPIAELLDRLATAGALFLGEGAPSASTDSLEPFETYRRRVTETTGLPAGWVRTSAHWLAVGLRHAAESLRAQSPTGELDVYGDPTYTRETTVGLAFTPRVRALGASMPANDPTVYAWPALALGMRIPIVLRPSDREPFTAIRLARALLAAGIPPTAVHVLPGDRAVGETICREADHALAFGGAEAVAPFRDDPTVETYGPGESIAILGRDPTDRELDTLARGVRRAGGRACFNLTRIVATGDCDPDALAEGVADRLAEADAGPLHDERTDVPGFVDREAAVRIDDAITAIDGTDVTAADRETRLVERAGAARLLPTVLRTDELVPEFPFPFVGVTERERSALPDCLEGAYLAVAIGDDDLERRLVRSPAFRKVYGGGYPASVDLRETHETYLASFLYETTTYDPA
- a CDS encoding sodium:solute symporter family protein, translated to MNGTVLAIVGLYLVATLAIGWYGYVRTGTTPAEYFLAGGTLGRVVFPLTMFATLMSAFIFLGSAGWGYQHGMGWFALLGVEAVAGIPLALIGLRVWRVGRDRGFLTPTELIGTAYDSDAVKLAVLVAQFVWAIPYLAIQAMGGGLLFESITDGVITFTQGAVLLTVVTGIYLTLGGLRSVAWSDVLQGVAVVVLLGGAIGYLLPALEPAAVTAELAGETELLTPAGELGLFTPGVWVSFLLMNAMAMIAYPQMFQRFLAAEDERAFRSLLVWWPVMVVVAALVPVLLGVWGAAAIPGLEDPDAILPALLSAHAPPWIFGVVMGGALAAMMSTADSLVLTLSSIVSRDLYRAHLNPDASSGRETWVGRLTAVVLLGFGLAIALVQQGTIIDLAVYFIQGNALLLPAFLGALYWRRASAWGALASVCCGQAYFVAAEFGPAPSFAFLPFVPALLVACGALVAGSLLSAQSKTTALVATNRS
- a CDS encoding NADH:flavin oxidoreductase/NADH oxidase codes for the protein MSELFSPLSLRDLEIPNRLAVSPMCQYSCDPDGLPTEWHRVHLGSRAVGGAGIVMTEATAVEPRGRITPHDLGIWSDEHAEALEPTTQFIREQGGVPGIQLAHAGHKASKRRPWDGNVPIAPDETDPDGADGWEVLSPSPEAYPPFDGDRPAIRKADYDDIQTVIDAYREAAERSLAAGFEIAEVHAAHGYLLHEFLSPATNRREDEYGGSFENRTRLVREVVEAVREVWPDDKPVFVRISGTDWLDDRESWDIDQSVRLAREFADLGVDLVDVSSGGLHPDQRVPGGPNFQVPLAEAVREGSDVAVGAVGGVTEPAQADAIVRNGRADLVLVGRQFLRDPYFGLRAAGELEDDAAPHWPVQYRRAVR
- a CDS encoding cupredoxin domain-containing protein — protein: MTEHTRRTVLKAAGASTLAVAVAGCTGGDDDSDDENGDESGDDTYEIDAGETIMLEAQISGWKGLQPAAIENVENPTLVLEADAEYEISWEPGDSAEHNIELWDENEELVDEAYKLELTSDPDETLSFTASEDIAYYRCNPHSNMQGEIQVE
- a CDS encoding mechanosensitive ion channel family protein, which translates into the protein MAWFASVLLVVGFSLRPSPIPELQRTYLDLPGVQLLATVLLVALLIAGIGVASRVRDLARRRRGRQIAEASYVFVLGGLVTGGVYGFSVIWRVTYVLEYTLSAMMIDRWLAAQQLVTLAIALSAYLAMRFVNRSIDKLAQTRALTKHQSEVAYHVSDVAIVAFAATVILTLWGIDLTNIFIGAGAITAVVALTARETLTAMLAGFILLFSRPFYVGDWIEVNETTGIVTDVTIFTTKIQTFDDKHVLVPNDEVTDSQLINYSQNDQLRVDVEVGIDYDTDIDRARSVVVDATEDLEPVKNAPNPQVIATEFGESAILLECRVWIADPTMRRRHQARTDVIEAITTAFEREGIDIPYPHRVHAPREESFPVDGGIDRGSAVSPLED
- a CDS encoding thioredoxin family protein, which gives rise to MVLKESDTELDAGDPAPDFELEGADGEMHALEEFADNEALLVVFTCNHCPYAKAKFDLLNELADEYDDVAVVGINPNDADEYPDDSIAKMREYVEDGTIRYDAYLRDESQAVARAYGAVCTPDPFLFAWSDADEEFQLVYQGRLDDALNPDDEPTRFQIREAIDAVLADESVDLEWQPSQGCSIKWTDD
- a CDS encoding Lrp/AsnC family transcriptional regulator, with translation MSEREVLELLRENARYSTADIARMTDLEEDEVEAAIEELEATGVVRGYQAVVDWDKLEDERVRAEVELNVRLDRETGYDDISQRLARFPQVKALRLVSGDYDFDMEVEGDSIREVSQFISEKVAPVPEITQTVTHYVMTSYKENGIEFGDGEDDERLSFSP
- a CDS encoding pyridoxal phosphate-dependent aminotransferase, encoding MTFELSDRVQTVPPSGIRRFFEIAEERDDVISLGVGEPDFATPWAARDAAITSLEQGKTSYTANRGRRDLREAIADYVADRFDLGYDPDEEIIVTAGASEAVDLAFRSFVDPGDTVAIAQPSYISYEPGVIFAGGEVLPVPTYEEDDFRLTVEGLEEAGADEADMLVLCYPNNPTGAIMSAEDLEPIAEFVREHDLMVLSDEIYAELTYDGEHTSIATFEGMRERTIVFNGFSKAHAMTGLRLGYALGPAEAIGAMNKIHQYTMLSAPTTAQYAALEALDSCESDVREMVAQYDRRRQFVLSRFREIGMDVFEAKGAFYCFPEVPEGFTAEEFAEEVLREQGVAVVPGDVFGAGGDGHLRISYATGLEDLREALARIEAFVDGHA